Proteins from one Sarcophilus harrisii chromosome 2, mSarHar1.11, whole genome shotgun sequence genomic window:
- the CIAO2B gene encoding cytosolic iron-sulfur assembly component 2B, with product MVGASSGAGLGGLLENANPLIYQRSGERPITAGEEDDQVPDSIDDREIFDLIRSINDPEHPLTLEELNVVEQVRVKVNDKESTVAVEFTPTIPHCSMATLIGLSIKVKLIRSLPERFKMDVHITPGTHASEHAVNKQLADKERVAAALENSHLLEVVNQCLSARS from the exons ATGGTGGGCGCAAGTAGCGGCGCCGGCCTGGGCGGCCTCCTGGAGAACGCGAACCCGCTGATCTATCAAAGGTCCGGAGAGCGGCCAATCACCGCGGGCGAGGAGGACGATCAGGTCCCGGATAGCATCGACGACCGGGAGATCTTCG ACCTGATCCGATCCATCAATGACCCGGAGCATCCGCTCACCTTGGAGGAGCTGAATGTGGTGGAGCAAGTCCGGGTGAAA GTTAATGATAAGGAGAGTACAGTGGCTGTGGAATTTACTCCCACAATTCCTCACTGCAGTATGGCAACATTAATCGGCCTGTCCATCAAAGTTAAGCTGATCCGCTCCTTGCCTGAAAGGTTCAAG aTGGATGTTCACATTACTCCTGGGACACATGCCTCAGAACATGCCG TGAACAAACAGCTTGCCGACAAGGAGCGGGTCGCGGCAGCTTTGGAGAATTCCCATTTACTGGAAGTTGTAAACCAGTGTCTGTCAGCTCGTTCCTAG